A genomic window from Catalinimonas alkaloidigena includes:
- a CDS encoding thioredoxin family protein, whose translation MIHTLTQKLAFLFVVLSGMLASAFTFSDPAATAPAEQINWLTFEEAMALNQKNPKKVFLDVYTDWCGWCKRMDQTTFSDPEVVKYMNENFYAVKFDAEGKDPIQFKGQTFKFVPSGRNGYHELAAALLNGKLSFPTTVYLDEEMNLIQPVPGYMKAPEFLKVLSYFGSDHFKDTPWEKYEKSYTVPTP comes from the coding sequence ATGATCCATACCCTCACCCAAAAATTGGCCTTTTTGTTTGTGGTGCTGAGCGGCATGCTCGCTAGTGCTTTTACGTTTTCTGACCCGGCGGCAACGGCCCCGGCCGAGCAGATCAACTGGCTCACCTTTGAGGAAGCGATGGCCCTGAACCAGAAAAACCCCAAGAAGGTATTTCTCGACGTCTACACCGACTGGTGCGGCTGGTGCAAGCGAATGGACCAGACGACCTTTTCTGACCCGGAAGTGGTCAAGTACATGAACGAGAACTTCTACGCCGTCAAGTTCGATGCCGAAGGCAAAGACCCGATCCAGTTCAAAGGACAGACGTTCAAATTTGTACCGAGCGGACGTAACGGTTACCACGAACTGGCCGCCGCGCTGCTGAACGGCAAACTGAGCTTCCCCACCACCGTCTACCTCGACGAGGAGATGAACCTGATTCAGCCGGTGCCGGGGTACATGAAAGCCCCTGAGTTTCTGAAAGTGCTCTCCTATTTCGGAAGCGATCATTTTAAGGATACGCCCTGGGAGAAATACGAAAAAAGTTACACGGTGCCCACCCCCTGA
- the mnmE gene encoding tRNA uridine-5-carboxymethylaminomethyl(34) synthesis GTPase MnmE encodes MHTSLLHHQDTIVAPATAPGTAALAIVRLSGPDAIALCNRVFPAKDLQAQPSHTLHFGTIRDGDDIVDEVVVSLYKAPRSFTREDVVEISCHGSNYIVRRLVQLFIRQGARMAQPGEFTKRAFLNGQFDLAQAEAVGDLIAAESETAHRAALHQMRGGFSRELHELREKLVHFASMVELELDFGEEDVEFANRDDLRTLIRDLHRVIDGLIRSFDLGNVIKNGVPTVIVGKPNAGKSTLLNKLLNEEKAIVSDIPGTTRDFIEDELVVGGVTFRFIDTAGLRETQDTIEALGVQRTQEKMRQASLILYLFDATDTDPAEIPDVLATIRETGTPVVPIANKVDQLSAVQRSAFQSIADLLFLSAATGEGLEALQQRLLATVDLQEFRTGNTTVTNLRHYESLLKTREALDQVLASLDAGVTGDFLAMDIRQSLHHLGEITGEITTDDLLANIFSKFCIGK; translated from the coding sequence ATGCACACGTCTCTTCTCCATCATCAAGATACCATCGTGGCGCCGGCTACTGCGCCCGGCACCGCCGCCCTGGCCATCGTCCGCCTCTCGGGACCTGACGCCATTGCCCTGTGCAATCGCGTTTTTCCGGCCAAAGATCTGCAAGCCCAGCCGTCACACACGTTACACTTCGGCACCATTCGCGACGGTGACGATATTGTCGATGAAGTGGTAGTCAGTTTGTACAAGGCCCCCCGGTCGTTTACACGCGAAGATGTGGTGGAGATTTCCTGCCACGGGTCCAATTACATTGTCCGTCGGCTGGTGCAATTGTTCATTCGCCAGGGCGCGCGCATGGCCCAACCCGGTGAGTTCACCAAGCGGGCCTTTCTGAACGGCCAGTTCGACCTGGCCCAGGCCGAAGCCGTCGGCGACCTCATCGCGGCCGAATCGGAAACCGCACACCGGGCCGCCCTGCACCAGATGCGCGGCGGTTTTTCGCGCGAACTGCACGAGCTGCGCGAAAAGCTGGTTCACTTCGCGTCGATGGTTGAGCTGGAACTGGACTTCGGCGAAGAGGACGTGGAATTTGCAAACCGGGACGACCTGCGCACCCTGATTCGGGACCTGCACCGCGTGATCGACGGGCTGATCCGCTCGTTCGATCTGGGCAATGTGATCAAGAACGGGGTCCCGACCGTGATCGTGGGCAAACCCAACGCCGGAAAATCTACCTTATTAAATAAGCTGCTCAACGAAGAGAAAGCCATCGTCTCGGACATTCCCGGCACGACCCGCGATTTTATTGAAGACGAGCTGGTGGTGGGGGGTGTCACCTTCCGCTTCATCGACACGGCAGGCCTGCGCGAAACGCAGGACACCATCGAAGCACTGGGCGTGCAACGCACCCAGGAAAAGATGCGGCAGGCTTCGCTGATCCTTTACCTGTTCGATGCCACCGACACCGACCCGGCCGAAATCCCGGACGTCCTGGCTACCATCCGCGAAACCGGTACGCCCGTGGTGCCTATCGCCAACAAGGTGGACCAGTTGTCCGCAGTGCAACGCAGTGCTTTTCAGTCCATTGCAGATCTCTTGTTTCTCTCGGCCGCTACCGGTGAAGGGCTGGAGGCCCTCCAGCAACGCCTGCTCGCCACCGTCGACCTGCAGGAGTTCCGGACCGGTAACACCACCGTCACCAACCTGCGCCACTACGAAAGCCTCCTGAAAACCCGCGAGGCCCTCGACCAGGTACTGGCCAGCCTCGACGCGGGCGTCACCGGCGACTTCTTGGCCATGGACATCCGTCAGTCGCTTCACCACCTTGGCGAAATCACCGGCGAAATCACCACCGACGATCTGTTGGCCAATATCTTCTCGAAGTTCTGCATCGGGAAGTGA
- a CDS encoding transposase, giving the protein MPRRDELTDRQWGRLSQWLPKQKPATGRPASDHRLILNAIHWVVRTGAPWRDLPERYEQGAAPLGQRSIAAINAGVKQASGRKSGRACRKLTMPKPKSIARRPGGRSISSILQ; this is encoded by the coding sequence ATGCCCCGCCGGGACGAGCTTACCGATCGCCAGTGGGGACGACTCAGCCAGTGGTTGCCAAAGCAGAAGCCAGCTACGGGGCGACCTGCTAGTGACCACCGACTAATTTTAAATGCCATCCATTGGGTAGTACGTACTGGTGCTCCCTGGCGAGATCTACCTGAGCGTTATGAGCAGGGGGCGGCCCCTCTTGGTCAACGGTCTATAGCCGCTATCAACGCTGGTGTAAAGCAGGCATCTGGGAGAAAATCTGGCAGAGCTTGCAGGAAGCTGACAATGCCGAAGCCAAAATCGATCGCCCGGCGACCCGGTGGCAGGTCCATTTCATCGATACTACAGTGA
- a CDS encoding choice-of-anchor tandem repeat GloVer-containing protein, which yields MIHVNVHHRIALAILWMSTLSVSALVPTHLYAQARLYGATTSGGLGAGTLFSSQPDGSDFRVEYAFLDLGYQPADRPVQASNALFYSVNTLGGDHNLGTIFHSSASGEFTRLHAFTPGEGQAATGLTEGPDGALYGMTRTAFYRLALDGTFTIAYTFSDADGTLPVGSLILGSDGYFYGSTSLGGANDLGTVFRIMPDGTGFDKLHDMTETDGGRPVGSLLEAGGALYGVALGTGLNWQSVGEGSVFRLQTDGTGFAVLHTFPQPNQPVGGLVQAPNGYLYGIYTSAGGGYGATYDVYKLQPDGTAYSVLPATIGIGSDRFYNQRILKSLMVANDNHLYGFYEGTRDGSRFSEAGPTTLFRIESDDSFTELDTPYDYHPIGSFIQGNDGYLYALSDYYIVTLLDGTQAPGSLFRIATSSSPTEHVHPLGPPDGGNCDALSLTLIGDYLYGTCRQGGASQSGTFFRYHLPSSTFQKLHDFSNGRFPGGKIALYNQRLYGLLMDYNESARSTGSYGSWVNLFSMALDGSAYTEVPDFFNLFDYAIAPWSGLILGSDGFLYFSNGGFVDFIYGDNASVVKAPVAGSSTEEILTFSYSLNEDGYYDIPQGFEPHELIEGSDGFLYMMTNFGGDFYNGSNYEEDKGTIVKVAKDGSMPEVLHHFNTSDGDGPIGGLVEGSGGLLYGMTHQGGTHGLGTLFSIHLDGSGFQKLYDFSTVSGGAPVGSLLLGEDGYLYGTTQQEGSDDYGTLFRLMTDGSGFQRLHDFQIADGTHPFSGLVYYDATSTDVRLSFEAECAEVGAHWTTSTSTLTSHGQYAYASSSNYSPTGQASDRIRFTFEAPQTDHYTVAARFRALGPNRNSFWVRLNGGAWQRWDLPVGSPYQWATLPFSGAELMSGTNHIDVEYREAHTNFDKLVVTDGSLPTDLGPEATNCRVDFTAYLEAECAEVGTNWQTNGSTLASHGAYAYSSTSHFSPTDMMSDRIRFAFEAPQTDHYTISARFRAISNNRNSFWIRLNDGAWQRWDLPVGDAYQWADVPFSGEELMSGTNTIDFEFREFHTNFDKLFITNTGEAASGMGSAATNCSDTRQASATRAAALEIYPNPTQGQFTLFSTEVDLDQAQVQVATLEGRVLSHVPVQRQASGLEIDLRGQPAGIYVIRATTHEQVFTLRAIKQ from the coding sequence ATGATTCACGTTAACGTTCACCATCGAATCGCCCTGGCGATTCTGTGGATGAGTACGCTCTCGGTCAGCGCACTCGTCCCGACACACCTGTATGCTCAGGCCCGCCTGTATGGCGCCACCACCAGCGGAGGTCTGGGAGCCGGCACCTTGTTCTCGTCTCAACCGGATGGCAGCGATTTCCGGGTTGAATACGCCTTTCTTGACCTTGGTTACCAACCGGCCGACCGCCCTGTGCAGGCGAGCAATGCTCTGTTTTACAGTGTCAATACCCTGGGGGGAGACCATAACCTGGGCACAATTTTTCACTCCTCCGCTTCGGGAGAGTTTACCCGGTTGCATGCTTTCACGCCGGGTGAGGGGCAAGCAGCTACGGGGTTGACGGAAGGGCCGGACGGCGCCCTGTACGGCATGACGAGGACCGCATTTTATCGACTGGCCCTGGATGGCACCTTCACCATCGCGTACACGTTTTCCGATGCGGATGGGACTTTGCCCGTGGGCAGTCTGATCCTGGGCAGCGACGGCTATTTCTACGGCTCGACCAGCCTGGGTGGGGCCAACGACCTGGGTACTGTATTTCGGATTATGCCCGACGGCACCGGTTTTGACAAACTCCACGACATGACCGAAACAGACGGGGGACGGCCGGTGGGGAGTTTGCTGGAGGCAGGCGGCGCACTATACGGTGTTGCCCTGGGAACCGGCCTGAACTGGCAGTCTGTAGGAGAAGGGAGTGTGTTTCGTCTGCAGACCGACGGGACGGGCTTTGCGGTGTTGCATACGTTCCCGCAACCTAACCAGCCTGTGGGTGGCCTGGTGCAAGCACCGAACGGCTACCTCTATGGTATTTACACCTCGGCGGGAGGCGGCTACGGCGCTACGTACGATGTATACAAGCTACAACCCGACGGCACCGCTTATTCGGTTCTGCCGGCTACCATCGGCATAGGTTCGGATCGATTTTACAACCAACGTATTCTGAAATCGCTGATGGTGGCGAACGACAACCACTTGTACGGTTTTTACGAAGGCACGCGCGACGGTTCTCGTTTCAGCGAAGCGGGCCCGACCACACTTTTTAGGATCGAGTCCGACGATTCGTTTACCGAACTTGACACTCCCTATGATTACCACCCGATCGGCAGTTTCATTCAAGGCAACGACGGGTACCTGTACGCCTTGTCCGACTACTATATCGTGACCTTACTGGATGGCACCCAGGCCCCGGGTAGCCTGTTCCGAATTGCCACCTCCTCGTCCCCAACAGAGCACGTCCACCCCCTGGGGCCGCCCGATGGAGGCAACTGCGATGCCCTCTCGCTGACACTCATCGGCGATTACCTTTACGGCACCTGTCGTCAGGGCGGCGCGTCCCAATCCGGTACCTTTTTTCGCTACCATCTTCCCTCCAGCACGTTTCAAAAACTGCACGATTTCTCGAATGGACGTTTCCCCGGCGGAAAAATCGCCCTTTACAACCAACGCCTGTACGGACTTCTGATGGATTATAACGAGTCGGCCCGCAGCACCGGCTCGTATGGATCGTGGGTCAACCTTTTCAGCATGGCGCTGGATGGCAGTGCTTACACTGAAGTTCCCGATTTCTTTAATCTTTTCGACTACGCCATTGCGCCCTGGTCCGGCCTGATTCTGGGCTCCGACGGTTTCCTATATTTCTCGAACGGTGGGTTTGTTGACTTCATTTATGGAGACAATGCAAGTGTTGTGAAAGCACCGGTAGCCGGCAGCTCGACCGAAGAAATCCTGACGTTTAGCTACTCTCTGAACGAGGATGGTTACTATGATATTCCACAGGGTTTTGAACCGCATGAGTTAATTGAGGGCAGCGACGGGTTTCTGTACATGATGACAAACTTCGGCGGTGATTTTTATAACGGCAGTAATTACGAAGAAGACAAGGGCACCATCGTAAAAGTAGCCAAGGACGGTAGCATGCCCGAGGTGCTTCACCATTTCAATACCAGCGACGGCGATGGCCCCATCGGTGGGTTGGTCGAGGGCAGCGGGGGCCTACTCTATGGCATGACACACCAGGGAGGTACGCACGGGTTGGGCACGTTGTTCAGCATTCACCTCGACGGCAGTGGCTTCCAGAAGCTCTACGACTTTTCGACCGTCAGTGGCGGCGCGCCGGTGGGGAGTCTCCTCCTGGGTGAGGACGGGTACCTGTACGGCACAACCCAGCAAGAAGGGTCCGATGATTACGGTACGCTCTTCCGCCTGATGACAGACGGTTCGGGATTCCAACGACTGCACGATTTTCAGATCGCCGATGGCACCCACCCTTTCAGTGGCTTGGTCTACTACGACGCAACGTCCACTGACGTCAGGCTGTCGTTCGAAGCCGAATGCGCAGAGGTAGGAGCCCACTGGACCACCAGTACCAGTACGCTGACCTCTCATGGGCAGTATGCCTACGCGTCGTCCAGCAACTACAGCCCCACTGGCCAGGCCAGCGACCGCATCCGCTTCACGTTCGAGGCGCCACAAACCGACCACTACACCGTGGCGGCCCGGTTTCGTGCGCTGGGGCCCAACCGAAATTCGTTCTGGGTCCGGCTCAACGGCGGTGCCTGGCAACGGTGGGATCTGCCCGTGGGCTCTCCCTACCAATGGGCGACCCTGCCCTTCAGCGGTGCGGAACTGATGAGCGGCACCAACCACATTGATGTAGAGTACCGCGAAGCCCATACCAACTTCGACAAGCTCGTCGTGACCGACGGATCCCTCCCCACCGACCTGGGGCCTGAAGCGACCAACTGCAGGGTCGACTTCACGGCCTACCTGGAGGCCGAGTGTGCTGAGGTGGGCACCAACTGGCAGACCAACGGCAGCACGCTGGCGTCGCACGGCGCATACGCCTACTCGTCTACCAGCCATTTCAGCCCGACCGACATGATGTCGGATCGCATCCGCTTTGCTTTTGAGGCGCCACAAACCGACCATTACACCATCTCGGCCCGTTTCCGCGCCATCTCCAACAACCGGAATTCCTTCTGGATTCGTCTGAACGACGGCGCCTGGCAACGCTGGGACTTACCCGTGGGCGATGCGTACCAATGGGCCGACGTGCCGTTCAGCGGTGAGGAGCTGATGAGTGGCACCAACACCATCGACTTCGAATTCAGGGAGTTTCACACCAACTTCGACAAGTTGTTCATTACCAACACGGGCGAAGCCGCCTCGGGCATGGGGAGTGCCGCTACCAACTGTAGCGATACCCGGCAGGCCTCAGCCACACGCGCTGCTGCCCTCGAAATCTACCCCAATCCTACGCAGGGTCAATTTACGCTGTTTTCTACGGAGGTAGATTTGGATCAGGCGCAGGTGCAGGTCGCTACGCTGGAGGGACGCGTGCTTTCCCACGTGCCTGTGCAACGCCAGGCCTCCGGCCTGGAAATCGACCTGCGTGGTCAACCCGCGGGCATCTACGTGATTCGGGCGACCACGCACGAACAGGTCTTTACCCTGCGTGCCATCAAGCAATAA